The Vicinamibacteria bacterium genome segment CCCGCCCCCCGTGGTCGGAGACGATACCCTGAGCGATGGCCAGGCCCAGGCCGGTGCCACCCGGCTTGGTCGTGTAGTAGGGCGTGAAGAGCCGCGCTCGCTGCTCCTCGCTCAGGCCCGGTCCGCTGTCCCGCACTTCAAGCGCCACTCCCCCCGGGCGCGCGCGGCTCCGAATGCCGAGGGTGCCTCCCGCGGGCATGGCCTCGAGGGCGTTGGCCACCAGATTCCCGAGGGCGCGGGACAGCAGGTCGGGGTCGGCGGAGATGGGGGGCAACGCCGGGGTATCCCGCTCGAGGCGCACCCCCGCCGCCCGCGCCTGGTAGAGGGCGAGGACCTGGTCCACGAGACGGTTGAGGTCCACGAGCTGCCGCTGGGGCCGGGGCAGGCGCGCGAACTGGTCGAACTCCTCGATGATCGCCCGCAGCGCGCGGAGCTCGTGGAGGATGGTCTGGCTCGAGTCGCGGAAGAGGTCGGCGAAGGCGGCTCCCTCGCGCGACCCGCCCGCCGCATCGCGCTCGAGGGAGCGTTGCAGGGTCTCGATGGAGAGCTGGATGGGGAAGAGCGGCTTCTTGAGCTCGTGGGCCAGGCGCCGCGCCATCTCCCGCCAGGCCGCCACCCGCTCCGCCTGGGCCAGCCGCTCCCGCGAGGCGCCGAGCTCGTCGATCATGGCGTTGAAGGCTCGGGCCAAGTCACCGATCTCGTCGCGGGTACGGACGGGCACCGTGCCCTCCAGGTCCCCCCGCGACACGCGCTCCGCGGCCTGGGCGAGTTCGCGGATGGGCAAGGCCAGGCGGCGGGAGAGCACGAGGCCACCGGCGAGGGCGGCCAGAAGGGCCACCCCCGCGAGGAGAAGGGTGAGGCGGCGGACCTGCTCCAGGGCGGTGTCCAGGGGCCCGCCGGGCGCGGCCACCACCAGTTGGAGGTCGGGATGCAGCGGCGCCGCCACAAAGCGGTAGGTGCCCCCTTTGAGGTCGACCCGGCCCGTCCCCGCGCCCAAGGCGGGGGATGCCCAGGCCAGCAGGGGCGAAGCGGAGGGCGCGATCCACTGCTGGCGCAGCCCGTCGCGCAGGGCCACCTCCGCGCCCATGAGGCGCGACAAGTCGGACAGGAAGTCGTGGTCGAGAAAGATGCCTCCCCGCACGGTGACCGTCGCTCCCCGCCAGGAGGCGGGGCGCTCTGCGACCAGGGCCAAGCGCTCGGCCACCCCGTAGCCCTCGGCCACCTTCTCCAGCCGCAGCCCGGGGTCGCCGGGGAAGAGCCCATCCCGGTCCTCGAGGCCGAAGCCCGCCGGCCAGTGGCGCGAGGAGACCACGAGCCCTCGGCCATCCACGATCTCGAGGTCCGGCAAGTCACGGCGGCGCGCGATCTCCTCCGCCAGTGTCCGGTCGGCCTCCGCGGGGGAGCGGGCGGAGGGGAGGTCCTGGTCCACCACCGCCGCCACCTGGGCCTCGGCCCAGCGACGCCTCTCCGCGAGCCGGTCCCGCACGGCCTCGAGGCCTCGGCCCAGGCGGCCGAAGGAGGCCTCTTCCAGGCTGCGGGAGATGAGGCCCGTGACCACGAGGGAGAGCAGGAGCAGGGGTAGGACGGCCACGAGCACGAAGCCGGCCAGCAGCCGACCCCGCAGACCCCCCACCACGCGGTTCACGGCTCGATCCACGCATCCTCCAGGCAGAGGCGTCCGGTGAGCTCGAGGCGCGCGCCGTGAACCCCCGCGCGACCGCCGAAGGAGAGGGGCACCGAGCTCAGGGGGACGAGGACAGTCTCGGCGCGCAGGCCGGCCTCGGCCCGGTAGAGCAGGACCCGCCGCCGGTCGAGGTCGAGTTCACGCGCGGCCGCGGCCAGCAGGTCTCGCGCCCCGGAGGGGTGGCGAGCGAGGTCGGCGAGCTCCTCGAGGGCGAGCCCAGACTCCGGAATCTCGGGCGACCACAGGAGGAGGCGGGCGGAGGCGGGGACCTGGCGGACGGTGGCCGGGTCTGACGGCACCACCCGCACCGAGAGGCCGAGGGTGACCAGATGCGCGACCACGCGCTGGCTCAGGAGGGGGGGCACGTCCGTGCTAACGGCCATGGTGACGGTGCCGCGGACCGGGGCGCGCGCCCGAGGAGCCTCCGCCCCGAGCGAAGGCAATAGGCCGGGGACGAGCAGGAAGGGCGCGGGGTCCCCTCCCGGGATCAGCTTGGCTGCCATCTCCGCGCGGTCGATGGCCGCGGCCACCGCCCCCCGCGCGTCCGCTTGGTCGAAGGGAGGGCGGGCCGGATCGAGCACGAGCAAGAGGGTGGCGGCCAGAGCGGACACCCCGGGCTCG includes the following:
- a CDS encoding ATP-binding protein; translation: MDRAVNRVVGGLRGRLLAGFVLVAVLPLLLLSLVVTGLISRSLEEASFGRLGRGLEAVRDRLAERRRWAEAQVAAVVDQDLPSARSPAEADRTLAEEIARRRDLPDLEIVDGRGLVVSSRHWPAGFGLEDRDGLFPGDPGLRLEKVAEGYGVAERLALVAERPASWRGATVTVRGGIFLDHDFLSDLSRLMGAEVALRDGLRQQWIAPSASPLLAWASPALGAGTGRVDLKGGTYRFVAAPLHPDLQLVVAAPGGPLDTALEQVRRLTLLLAGVALLAALAGGLVLSRRLALPIRELAQAAERVSRGDLEGTVPVRTRDEIGDLARAFNAMIDELGASRERLAQAERVAAWREMARRLAHELKKPLFPIQLSIETLQRSLERDAAGGSREGAAFADLFRDSSQTILHELRALRAIIEEFDQFARLPRPQRQLVDLNRLVDQVLALYQARAAGVRLERDTPALPPISADPDLLSRALGNLVANALEAMPAGGTLGIRSRARPGGVALEVRDSGPGLSEEQRARLFTPYYTTKPGGTGLGLAIAQGIVSDHGGRVEVKSEPGGGVAFTLLLPFPEKAEHL